TGTTTTCGTGATGGGGCAGCTGCAATCACGACCACCATCTGCTCTTGAAAGATACTCGACTGGTGAATCTTATGTACACTATGCACTACACTACTATATTGTTAGTAGTATTTCAATGTTACAAGAATCGtcaattatataatttcaaaccACGTGCCCACTTTTTACCCGAAATTATACTGTCCCATTattatcgaaaattattacctactgataatataaataataaggtacacttattttatattttttcgtaagataattaataattagtacttAATAATAACATCGGacatataaattacataagaTCTGaccgataaaatttaattgctatagaaaattttctacagttttaattttggtaaataattaaaaaaattatttgagttcTTTCTAAAATAAACCGgagattaacaaaaaaaaatgtgattatacaagtttaattaatttgccgatataatattttattcagaatGGACAAAGAACCAGTTTGTGTATGCATAGACCAGTTGCAGGTCAGTCGTATATATAATGCAgaactgaaataattttttcaatgttcagACGCTAATCGATATCGCttagatgaattttaattaataagaatctGACAGCTTTTTAGATTAAGTTCGAATCCATCAAGTATTCATGAGATATCAGTCtccatatattttgaatttaatagctcggaaattaaatactcaaatTAATGTTtcgtattttgaaaattaataaaggcTGTTCATTTAACCCGAAAATAGAGatcgaaaatatatctttcaattaaataagagcattaaaagttaaaatattctaTGAATATAGCTTCCGAAATCTTTTGGATCAAATTTCTTATGCACTTCATTAATTTCTAACAAGGATGTACTAAAATATAGGAATTTGAtccaaattattcaaaaacaaatataCATAGTTTTGCTTTCATTAATTGTTCAGATGTATGTACATAAGGTTCGGctaattatgttattttaatacaaaatggaattaataatgaaaatggtcaaattttttaaaacaactatTGAAGCTCGATCTGTCGTTTTAGAGTAATACATCGTACATTGTAATATCTACAGATGGTAACTCTTTATTTTTACGTATCACAGATCCAGTAACCAAGAGACGCTCAATATTCCTTCTCTTCCCTACCCTGATAACCAGTTGAGCTCAATTTTTCGTAAACCAATACAAGTTACGTGCTATTTGTCGTAAAATTGAGCTCAACTGGTTATCGGAGTGACAGCCAAGCTAGCAGCAAGCTAACGACATGCTACTGCAGCTTGTCGTCAATTGGAACGCAAAAGGGCTTTTCCATAAGTTGACAACTGGAGGCCTATTTGTCATCAACTTAATTGTAACTAATTGacaccaactttctgaccAGAAATTCTTGTCATCAGTGAGAATGTCTCATGACAAAAGCAAGGACCGTAGGTAAGCTAGTACCCTGATAGCATAATTGATGGCAACTTGGCGTCAAATTGGTGCCAAAAATTGGCAATTCCATAAATTAACGgaaagttgccttcaattttctcagaaacttAACTGATATCAAAATACCGACTACAtctattttatacatttttattagttCAATTGTCAagtattacaataattaaaatataattcatcaCAAAAAAGGTATACTTTATTACTTTCGAATATAAATCTATGTATCTATACATactgaaaacaataaatgaaaaaaaaaataataacacatCTATTTAGCTCAATACCTTCCAGATCGTCCGTCTCTCCCTTTATCATCTCTACCCCCCTTGCGCCTTTCTTTCGATCGTGATCGTCGCTCACGCGATCGTGACCTCCGTTTTCGGTCCCGACCCCGCGATTTTGAGCGCGATCGCGACCGTCCTTTGCCGCCCTTCCTACGACTATATAAGTATCGTCTCAGTTCTCGAGAAATGGGTTTCAGGTGCATGAAGTTGCAAAATCCTGATCTAGTACATTCACTGAAAAACATCGAGATCAGaggtgataaaattttattttataacaaattaatttatttaaatgcaaatTAATTACCCCATTTCATATTGACGGCAACATGCCTCCCGAAAATCGGTAACTGGTGACAACTCAGCGTAAACAGGTCTGCCTCCAAACCAGCGGTTATTTAAATTGCTAACAGCCTTTTCAGCATCCTCTTCACGacgaaatttaatataaacatTCCCAACCAAATGATCACCCAAATTATCGCACACGTTCATTTCTTCAATTTCACCATACTTATCCTCGCACTCAACAAATACatcctcaaaaaaattatcataatgcTCTTGCATTTCTTCATCACTTACATTGGCAaccactaaaataaatttatcatcaacgATTAATACTTTGTATttctatttaacaataattaaaaacttttcctAATTTCAGgcattataaatttgaacTATGTCATAAATTCACAAGTatgttttcaaatttcgttAAACTtatctagttttttaattgtattcgacaaattctttcaattctaAATACTTTCTAATTAATCTAGTAAACAGattttacaatattaataatttcaaaaaatttaggatttcatttttaatgaccTAGCCCTAAAATTCCAAGCTGTATTTTTATAGTTTGCAAAAATTGACATAGTCTGAAATTTACgctgtattttaaaaatcaaattattaattattatgcattctaaaaatttcaaattataaataattttaataacattaagaCTTACGATGTGAGCCATCTGCACTTTTTGCAGAATTTTGTGGATTAACATAAAGATTTTGCAGCAAACATgtcttaaaaaatcaatatttttttaaaattttaatttatacaaataaactatgaaaatataactcaaaatttggcaattataattttacctGACTGAATGTTGGTTTGTTATGAATTCGTGAACACCTATCACCGTGACGACAGGCTCCGATTTTGAAGTAGAAGGAGCAATTAACtctatgatattaaaaatatccaataaaaaatgtatagagatacttattaattatactaattgatattataattaaaaataactattaaaatacaCTTACTTATCTTTTTCGGTACCGAAAATTGACGCGAGATACTCAGCCATGGTtggagtattttttaaaaatcgttgcGGTTATTAacaagttataaataaacattaaaaaaagtttaagactGATGCATACAAATAATCTTGCATTGCTTACACGACGCCCACGACGCCAAAATGTCTATTACAACGTATGACATTTCTTTTTGTCAAACAAAATGGCAATTGTACAAAGAAAAATACCCTAGATTCTGAGAAAACGCTTGGATGGGAACCAAACTTCAGATGGCGCTAGAAGTACAAAAACAAATCAACATTGCGGCCTTCTTTATCATCAAAAAACGTATATAAACATGCTATTTCAACGTATGTAGgtacacatatatgtaatcgtaatatacaataattttgaattaaaagtgCAGGTAGGggtgtatgcatgtatgttTCAGTCAGTAGATTGATTTACACTTGCAGCAGGTTGTGATGACTCATCACGAAAACGAATCTATATTATGACAGACGTATGCACGCTACTATGTATTTGCTACAACTGTAATTTGCATATTGTAGAGTTTTGAGTGGGGTAGTACACGAGAAAAACGTTTGAATCATGATTACGGGcgatttttattgataaaaattacatctAGGGTGGTCGTAGACAGACCGTATGACTCATCTaatcgatttaatttttatttgcattatgaatattttattttttgccctaaatataaatttccgGGCTCAATCGAAAAAGTAACATgtagatttttcaataatgttaaatagaatagaaatactaaaaattttttatgaagtattctaataaattttacttatttttccgatcaattctatttttcattaattctcataattaaaaatgagtgGGACAAATTTACtcctaaaattttaagacctCGAGGATATCTTCGAATCAAGTCTTACGAATGAACTCTAGCCCAAAGaaatgatggaaaaaaaatttttcccatcaTCGAGTCCTGAGTCTAGATTTTCTATAGAGTTTCTTAGATGGCGAACCGGACCAAATTTAAGACATTTTTTGGACGTTTGACTGCCTCGAAGGTATCCGAAGTCTTCTGGATAAACAGAGACGTTACTCGACAAAAATAAACagcaatttataaattaaaagtatgttttattatttttcatatgaaaaaaaatattcaataaaaatttaatgtaatttatcagaaattttttggtaATCAGTCagtttttttgcattatttactaaagttaaaaattaaatcagaaACTCCATAATATTTGCTCGAGTTTCACGAACaatagtgaaataaaaataaaatttttcgtaaactTGTTGATAAAACAAGGACGTTGtccgataaaaaataaatttttatcacttataAAAAGCTGACTAATATAAATCTCACATGTCAAGAGTAgagatttttctttatcagTTATCACCAACTCTCGTTCTCTGCATCATATATgtgtaatattatttcaagaaaaaaaaaaaaaaacaaaaaataaacaatatatgaTTCAACGAATGCGACTATGTGACGAAAGCGACCAATTACTGCATCAGCAAgtagtgtaaataattattttcaactaGTACCGTATTACAGTTTTCTCACGTAaacttcatttatatttacatttataaatacaataactcggataagagatttaaaaataacaattgctTACATAGTTGTTAAGGATGGTCGCGTGTCCCGATTCGTCATAATTCGACGCAAAACAAACCgcgaaaatataattacaaaaagattaaaacaataaacataaacttattttctcaaatatacaattaatgataattataaataataacaatcatacaATTTAGTCATAAAGAGAAACGTCATGCACCGgaagataataaaaagtttattttcacactataatatttcatttagaaaaatttttttttttattgaaggtGTGCGTCATCTATACAATCCAccttttaagttaattaattgctaattaatttgttatagaaatttatcacattttttttttattttttaggcgCAGTCAATTTTTCTGacccaataaaaataattattttattgatcattatttgaatataaataaattttttatctcaactTCAAAGTGCATTTgtacgaaattttattttggagtcggaaaaaaaaattaacaaatttttttttttaattcttaaattgCAGTTAGAAAATGGCAAtagatttgattaaaaaaaaatagaataattaaataaataaataatatagacaACTGTTCCCGAAGAAGGCGCAGGCGCTCCCGTGGGCCGGGAAATTGCGAGCTGGGGAGGTCAGCGTTCAAGCGCCAGCTGAGCAGTCTATTAGTCCACGCGCGATCGTTGCAGTGTAAGCACgtttatttgttattacactgcataaataagtaataaatcatAACAAATATACTAATCAGCcgcaataaataaacaaaataattagccCGGTACCACGAAagagacaaataaataaataattattttcaattcagaCAAATcgtcaataaataattgattacatttttatcgCTGGTTTAAATTCGCATCAAGATACGCAAGATTGCCGCGGTAAAAAGTTACAAGAGGTCAAGAGGAGTGACAATCGATAGAAAGGTCTCCTCTCGTGTCTGAAGGTCACGGATTCATTAGAATCTGCGCTACAGACTGCTGGGAATTATCGGGCGACCTTGAGAGCCTGGCCCAGGACCAGGAGGAGAGGGCGTCAGCCGAGATTTAGATAAAGGAGCTGAGCTGGACTCAAGGAGTGTTGGATAGAAGATTCtaattgagaataaaaaagagCACTAAATTATCATAATGCCGGCAGACGCAGAGCTCAGCACTATTCTCAGTCGAAGACAGAAAATTAATGAAGACTTGGAAGAAGgcaaagaagttaaaaaacagTACAAATTTGTCAACGTGTACACCGAATTCCACGAGCTATCTCGCCGAGAGATAAAGCAGTACGAGCAGACCTTCAAtaggtaaatttttatctttcaatatttatactCTTACTTAACATTGTTTTAtggttaacaaaataaaaatataaatataagtttatatGGTTAAAACATCGATAACTTCCGCACAAGGATACCTGCGCAGGTGTTGTAGATCGAAGGTCGACTATTGCTTTGTATTATTGTTCCATTTAACCCGCTGACTTATTATTGTCTTGAAATTGTTAcgggtatttttttttctttgtaatttcTTTGGAACATTGAATTATTGTTCAGCTTCCGGATACGATCCTACAAATGCAtttactctctctctcttcaatAACAAtcgtacataaaaattttattattcaaaagttaaaattatttccgtCTATAATTGACACCGAGAGCTCCACGATAGCTCATTATAAAttctgaattaattattaatccatATTAATGTATTTGTACAGTACATACTTTGCTCATTGTAAAATATGATAGACTAATTTTATAAGCAAAcgttaaaatctattttaaaatttactagtttacatttaatttaaaagtcactaaaatttaaactgaataaaagtttaatttaattaaaatttaatatcaaattttgataaataaataattattattaattaatttaaaaatgaaagcaaataaatttaattgtatatatatggattAAAAATGTCAAGAAACGTGTCACACAAGTTTTTCGTATATACTTTCTCTCAATTTGACAAGATAAAAgacacttaaatatatatacactgtatCTGATACTGTGGACCCAATTCAGCTTTGTgcgaataaatatatagatataaataaatccaacgtttgcttttattttttacgtctGCCCAAATTCGTCGAAAGCTCGTTtacaaaaaatgatgtttataATTTGCATCCGACTTACTTATATCTAAATTTACAAATCCTTAAATAAACAACTAGTCCCTTTGCTCATTAAACCGTCCGATGATAATACAAgagtttatattaaatattacccAAACTTTCTATATAATAACTATGGAGGAATATAAGCGCGCGCTGTTATGGATGTATACAATTGTTCGTTAAATAGTTATTAtgtttacttatttatgtACAGTTCTATTTATGTGAATTACTGTTTTCATACAAATAACCCATAACTCCTTTATTGTAACGGTCGGAAAAtaaaacagattaaaattattttcacaaaaCATCCCGTTTAACTTTATTCAACTGGAACaccagaatttatttttatatattatctcaACTGAGATCTTTTGCtccgtttttattattgagtGTTTGATAACTCAACGTACGTAACTGATATAtggattatataaaattcaattaagaTATCAAGTGGAAATTTAatcttgatattaaaataatcaatcgTATTAAATCCACtgatacattttaaaaatccagagtgcatggattttatttctactCAAATTCAGTCCATCACTGGGAGttttttttcagcggagtTTCAGAGTGGAGTCTAATTAAATCCGCATTTACTCTgattcgaaattttaatattcaaataaatttctttcgGAGTTAATTTCACTCCGAATCAGATCCGCGTtccctttgaaaaatttttacggcGTAtcccaaataaataataaatttttaatattttattttaaataaataaaaaataaactaatttcaGATGTCGAATTTATGTCaaattctattaataaatacataatatcTCTATTTTAAATCTGCATACTAAATTCCGTGGGCGGTCAATAACCTGGACTTCTAGAAATACTTTAAACTCTGATGActcagaaatatttaaataattaatttcattctattaaaatttacaaaactttACACCAATTTCGATCAATACGTACCTCCAATTATAGAAACACCCATTCAGAAAATTacaaacaattttatatatatatatatatagtataatacatatttaaagCCTATagctaaaaaaatgtaaagcgAAATGTGCAGGAAACACCTGGCTGCTAAAAATTTAGCTCATTGTTAAAGGTTTACTGTACACTAGTCGTAAAATTCCTAAAAATCTACCTGACCAGCATGAGCATATTTTTCGAGAATGCATTGTTGAACCTACCAGCGTCCAAGCCTACAATTTACATCTTAAATCTTAAAATATCCTCAGctagcagtaaaaaaaaattacccgaATAAAATACAAGATACGAAGAAAGTTCTAGCAACTTTAAGTGTCCAGACCGTAACAGAACAATAACTGCAGTCATGGCTTGTAGttgtagttaaaaaataactttattatctTCAATATATGTGATATTTAATACTTCAAGTTGAGTACTTGCATTAGCgtttataaatgtatgaatacatatatgtgtaataaaaattacaactgcATTGTAACTCTTAGTAATGTGACGCATTTGAGATTCATAACATAAAACTATCACATTGCTGGTATCATATGACAGATTAACACCTTCACTCTCAGTATTACGTATATAAATACAGAGTCTGTACTCTATTCTACTCATCTAGACAACgcacattattattattatcactgagatctacatatatgtatacctgtcgttattaatcatttttcaacGACACCCacacgttttaaaaaaaaaactccgtAATTAATTCTCACCATTCTTGTTTTCATGGCCACTAATATATTAATTGCTCGATGACTACTAAACATCAATtatcattttgtttaaatttaatctctCTAGTAAttagacattttta
The sequence above is drawn from the Microplitis demolitor isolate Queensland-Clemson2020A chromosome 3, iyMicDemo2.1a, whole genome shotgun sequence genome and encodes:
- the LOC103569747 gene encoding splicing factor U2af 38 kDa subunit; this encodes MAEYLASIFGTEKDKVNCSFYFKIGACRHGDRCSRIHNKPTFSQTCLLQNLYVNPQNSAKSADGSHLVANVSDEEMQEHYDNFFEDVFVECEDKYGEIEEMNVCDNLGDHLVGNVYIKFRREEDAEKAVSNLNNRWFGGRPVYAELSPVTDFREACCRQYEMGECTRSGFCNFMHLKPISRELRRYLYSRRKGGKGRSRSRSKSRGRDRKRRSRSRERRSRSKERRKGGRDDKGRDGRSGRY